A single window of Candidatus Abyssobacteria bacterium SURF_5 DNA harbors:
- a CDS encoding NAD(P)-dependent oxidoreductase, which yields MSRREKPPLRPTRKYTFSSRSPAELHSEEEPVATILVTGGAGRLGANLAYGLREKGHHVRVMDIEAADFSPFEEQDDFEILKGDIRNFSLVKRGATGCACIYHLAALLPPVSERDKKETMSINVDGTSILLKASQEAGSIPVFFSSSVSTYGDTSREAPPVRVDHIQQALNIYPESKIHAEKLVINSGLPYTILRIAGIAVPAFLDPPDPWPFMPEQRVEFIALGDLVTALVNLVDNRAAQGKTFNLAGGPSWQMLGKDYARRYCQTLEISFESQHFSEKPGWLDWYDTTQSQSILKYQNTSFDQFHKMLRSAMEAALEE from the coding sequence ATCTCGAGGCGCGAGAAACCCCCCTTGCGGCCAACGAGGAAATACACATTCTCATCCCGATCTCCGGCGGAACTGCATAGTGAGGAGGAACCTGTGGCTACAATATTGGTAACCGGCGGTGCGGGCCGACTCGGCGCCAACCTCGCCTACGGGCTTCGTGAGAAGGGCCATCACGTGAGGGTGATGGATATCGAAGCGGCCGACTTCTCGCCATTCGAGGAACAAGACGATTTCGAGATCCTGAAGGGAGATATTCGCAATTTCAGCCTGGTGAAGAGAGGCGCCACCGGCTGCGCCTGCATCTATCACCTGGCCGCGCTTCTGCCGCCGGTGAGCGAGCGCGACAAAAAGGAAACGATGTCCATCAATGTCGACGGCACGAGCATCCTGCTCAAAGCCAGCCAGGAAGCCGGTTCTATCCCCGTCTTCTTCTCCTCCTCAGTCTCGACGTACGGCGATACCTCAAGAGAAGCTCCGCCGGTTCGGGTCGATCATATACAGCAGGCGCTGAACATCTATCCCGAAAGCAAGATCCATGCTGAAAAACTCGTCATCAATTCCGGCCTCCCTTATACAATCCTTCGGATCGCGGGGATTGCGGTGCCCGCTTTCCTCGATCCACCCGACCCGTGGCCGTTCATGCCTGAGCAACGCGTCGAATTCATTGCGCTCGGAGACCTGGTCACCGCCCTCGTGAACCTGGTCGATAATCGGGCCGCTCAGGGCAAAACTTTCAATCTTGCCGGCGGCCCCTCCTGGCAAATGCTCGGAAAGGATTACGCCCGCCGGTATTGCCAAACACTCGAGATTTCATTCGAGTCGCAACATTTCTCCGAAAAACCGGGATGGCTCGATTGGTACGATACCACCCAGTCTCAATCGATCCTGAAGTATCAGAATACCAGCTTCGACCAGTTCCATAAGATGCTGCGTTCGGCGATGGAGGCCGCACTCGAAGAATGA
- a CDS encoding acyl-CoA dehydrogenase has translation MDFNIPEEIEMLRQSLRKFIEKEVIPMEEKARFDPDDGVPQELLKKVRKRSHELGFWAIDLPEEYGGGGLNMLGTVVLREEVSKYFSSLTQAIFGGPEGPSKILLAGTPDQIQKYLVPVIKAEQTCCFALTEPNAGSDAASIETSAVQDGDHWVINGLKHFITNGPYADYAIVFAVTDREKRARGGITCFLVDRGTPGFSVGMHQKTMGGGDNQSELVFEDCRVPRENVLGQVGMGFVTAMTFLGGGRLSIAAGAVGMTEKLLKASTEYAKQRVQFGKPIATKQAVQWMLADIATELFAARNMVYNTAWRIDQGEMAVKEMAMCKLYATELVNRAADVAVQIHGGMGYMKELPIERVYRGVRALRIVEGTSEIQRYIIARTLMAE, from the coding sequence ATGGACTTCAACATTCCCGAAGAAATCGAAATGCTCCGCCAAAGCTTGCGCAAATTCATCGAAAAAGAAGTGATCCCGATGGAGGAGAAAGCGCGCTTCGACCCCGACGACGGCGTTCCGCAAGAGCTTCTTAAGAAAGTTCGCAAGCGCTCCCACGAACTCGGCTTCTGGGCAATCGATCTGCCCGAGGAATACGGCGGCGGCGGCCTGAATATGCTCGGCACTGTCGTTCTCCGCGAGGAAGTCTCCAAATATTTCAGCTCGCTCACACAGGCCATCTTCGGCGGTCCCGAAGGCCCATCGAAAATCCTTCTCGCCGGTACGCCCGACCAGATACAAAAGTATCTTGTCCCGGTCATTAAGGCCGAACAGACCTGCTGTTTCGCCTTGACCGAACCCAATGCCGGCTCCGACGCCGCCAGCATCGAGACATCCGCCGTGCAGGACGGTGATCACTGGGTAATCAACGGACTGAAGCACTTTATCACCAACGGCCCGTATGCCGATTACGCCATCGTCTTTGCGGTCACCGACAGGGAAAAACGGGCGCGCGGCGGAATCACCTGCTTTCTGGTCGATCGAGGAACTCCCGGCTTCTCCGTCGGAATGCATCAGAAAACAATGGGCGGCGGCGATAATCAGTCCGAATTGGTCTTCGAGGATTGCCGCGTGCCCAGGGAAAACGTGCTCGGCCAGGTCGGCATGGGCTTTGTCACCGCCATGACCTTCCTCGGCGGCGGCCGCCTCAGCATCGCGGCGGGGGCCGTCGGCATGACCGAAAAATTGTTGAAGGCTTCAACCGAATACGCCAAGCAACGCGTCCAGTTCGGAAAACCCATCGCGACAAAACAAGCCGTTCAATGGATGCTCGCCGATATTGCCACCGAGCTCTTCGCCGCTCGAAACATGGTCTACAACACCGCCTGGCGTATCGACCAGGGCGAGATGGCCGTCAAGGAAATGGCCATGTGCAAGCTGTACGCGACCGAACTGGTGAATCGCGCCGCCGATGTCGCCGTACAAATACACGGCGGCATGGGTTACATGAAAGAACTTCCCATCGAACGTGTCTATCGCGGAGTTCGCGCCCTCAGAATCGTCGAGGGCACCTCGGAGATACAGCGCTACATCATTGCCCGCACCCTCATGGCGGAGTGA